AAACGCCAAGGGCTAAGAgccccagaaaagaaaagagtagaagaTAAAACCTATCTTCCCAGTCTTTGACGTGTTCTGTTTTGTAGAAACACCAGGTCTTCGATGCTTGGATTTTATAGTTTCGATGCCCAAGGATGGGTAGCAAAGCTATGAAAACAGCAAACAAGCACACTCCACTCAACATCATTTTCACATGTTTGGATGTAATTTTCGTTGAATGAAATATTGGTTTGGTGACTCCAATACATCGCTCAATGGCCATCACGCTGCCTAGAAAAAGTGGGCACAGACCAGAGAATACCATGCAGATACCAAAAATACTGCAAAGGATGTTCGACTGGTCAAAGCGGATCCACTCTTTATCAGAAGCGTATACAAAGACTGCTATAGCTCCATTGATGAGGTGGCCAAAGAAGTCTGTGATTACCAGGGCACTAGCGAAAAGCAGAAATGATGCCTTGGACTTCTGTCTAAATCTCTGATAGGCCTTCATGAGAATAGCAATGGCAAGGCTGTTTGATAAGATTCCCACTGTCATgaagattactgaaaaaaatactgaaaccCGGTTTTCCGTCTGGCAAGTTGTATTTGAAAGGAGCCCAGCTTCAGGAGACACTGGCTGTTTGGAATTGTTCATAGACATCGTTGTGGAGATAAAAAGCTGGCCACTTAAGtcatctccctctcaaaactgtGCAGGCTTCTAGTCCGGACATCTGCAGCATAAAGACAGAGGAATTATGAGCCCTGGATAACTGCTCATCTGACATTTAAGACTGAAGCGCCCCAGCACCCTGTGGTGAGAATCAGATTTATCTGGCCTATCATAAGCAAGGTTGCATCATACCAAAGCAGCACACATCTGCCTGTGGTTCCACATTTCATGTTCAAGGTAAAGAGGCTGCCAAACTTGAGACCCTTTGGTTAAGGCTGTGGCCCCTCTGCAAATGGGTGCCTCCTAAATCTCCTCCTGACACTTCACAGACACCTTAAAACTTTTAAAGCTTACAAAATCACTAACAAGATTAGATTTAAACCCAAGAAAATTTGTAAAAGCATACTAGTCTGTTTAAATAATTAAGTGACCATttcaagttttgcttttttttttttttttttttttttctttcataggcttTGTCCCCAAACTGCAGATTATTCTTTAGGTAAACTACCTGTTTGTCAGGCGGACAAAACCATCTTCTTCGAACTTTGGGAGGGGGGCGAGTGGACCAGCAAACTCACTGTTGTTAAACGGGGCTTCCCACAGTACGTTCTAAGACTGTTGAATTTAGATCAAATAATAGCAAACCACACGGTCTGGAACCCCTGGAAGGTAGACTGGTGGGTCGCTAAGAAGCTTTTCTTGTCGAGCCACAACCTGTGCAGAAATCCCGGCTCTCTCGGTAGGAAAGGAGGCAGGTCATGTACACTGTGAGCACATCTGCCTACATGCTGTTGATCAAGTGACAGCTTCAGGGGAGCGACATCTAACGCGAAGTattcatttgtattcatttatcgTCCTTTCCGTAGTGTGCTGAGGTCTGAGTCACAGACCTTGATACCCAAGACCACAGCCACCCACCCGCCCCAACTAATTCGATTGGGGTTTCCCCGAGCCGCTTTCCGGGAGGCTGGGAATTACCGAGCCAGCCTTTCCTGGGCCCGGCCCGAGTGGGGACGCCCGGGCTGCCCCGAGGGCGGCCGCCTGCTCCGGGTCTTACTCACAGCTCAACTTTCGCCGTTACTACCCCTCTGCCCCTAAGCCTCCGCTTGCAACATCCTTCCCAAACCTAACTTGCTGAAACTTTCTGCTATTGCTCAAACGCCAAAGGGCCGGTTCCCTTCCTCCCTGGGGGGCGCCAAAGGCCTGCGCTTGCCCCTGCGCGGGACTCCCAAGGGTCGCTGGCCGGGAACCGCGGGACGAGAAGAGAACTCCCCCTTGGCCCAGTTCCCTCCCTTGAGACCCTTTCCACCCGCTTCCTACTCGCGCAGCTCTGAATCGGTTCGCGTCGGCCGGAATACTCTTCTCTCTGAAGATCTCCCGAGCTCGGGCCATCTGGTCCAAACTTGTTGCCAAGCTCAGACTAAGGTGCCCTCCAGTGCGGCTGGGTGAGCGCGCCGCCTCGGTCGGGTGGAGCACCCGGAGGCCGACGCGCGGGAATCCAGCCCCTGGAAAGGTGGTTACCTTGGCCTCCCGGGCCGCCCGCAGGACTGTCGGCGAAGGGCGCGCGGCTCCCAGTGCCATCGCGCGCCCGGCTCCTCTCCCGGCCGCTGCGGGCTCCTCTGGCGCAGCGCCGCGCTCCCGCTCGGCGCCGCTCGGCACCGCAGCACGTCCCTCCGCGCGCTGCCCCAGCCTGGAACCTGCGGGCGCGCTGGGCTCCTCTGGTCCCTCAGCGCCCAGCGGCGCTCGCAGCCTGGGCGGGATGGAGAACGCGGGTGACCTCAGCCCCCCTTCCTCTCGTCGCTCCTCTCCGCCCCCTTTTCcaggagcccagagccccaccGCGAGACACCCGGGCTGCGCGCCCCGGTGCAACCGCATCCCCCCTCAGCATCAGAGCGGCCCTTGCAGCAGCCCCACCGCTCAGGGAAAAGTTTTGCTTCAACCTTGTGTTCAAACTAAAGGCGCCGCCTCTAAAGCTGCAAAATAGGAATCGGGAGAGTTGAGGACAGCCTGCAGACAGCTGTCTTGGCAGCGTGTTGTACTGTTGAATTCGCCCCAAATCCACCTCGAAAGGGGTAAAGAAACCAAGGAGGGAGAGAGCGACGGTGGGGCTTAGCCGATATCCCCAGGGGGTTTAGAACAAGGATTCAAGCCACGCGTTGTAAATGAAAGCAGTCGCTGCCTAAGCGTTCACTGTCACTTAGAAGACTGGACTACTTTCTAACTTTTCTAATGTGCGAAGGAGAAGGGACGGGAAGTATTCATGAAGGATACCTGCAGATAAGGGATTAGTAACATTGTAATGATTTTAAAAGCCCAATGTTGACAGTATTTCTAATGGTGTGTTTACCCAGAGTTGTGAATCTAAATTTTGTGGAGATCGTTTTATGATCAAGTGAAGAAATACCCACTACTTCCTTAGGAATTATGATTTGAGTCATTGTAACACTGTAACTGCTTTTTTGCTAATATTGTTTGGATCCATACCTGCTGTGTCTCATTTTTCCAGCGAAACACTAAAGGAAATCTATTACCGACccttgctcttttttattttagtaaaatgtTGCCACCACCTATGTGAAAAAACAGTGCCACGTGGAAATAAACCCTCTTTTCTGTTCTAAAATCAGAAGGGGCCTCTAAATTCCTGGAAATTGAAAAGGACCATAAAACgctaaagtaagataaaataaattagcCATTAACTATAGAAAGGAACAACTGCACAGTTTTCCCCTGTGGTAgatactgagatttttttttaatgatatgatCATAACTTGTAAAATAAACTGTTACTCAGGTATGGTCAGGGAATTGAACAATTTGATTAAGCAAATATTCTGGTTAGTAAAGGAATATTATATCTGGGTAACCAGTATCCAAAGAACAACTCTACTAAACTATACTTAAAACATGAATGCCATAGAGCAATATTCTTTCCTTGAATGATTAAGAACACTTAATCACATTACATTTctattatctgtttatttatgtcTCTCCCACTGAAATTAATTCTGCAGAGGTCTTGTTCATCTCTCCATCCTCACCTAGGACTGTGCCTGGTCATTTATCTGCTGTTTGCGTTTATCAATGTTACAACCAGCATTTCTAGTGTCATACTTTTGAGACCTTGACAACTCTCCATCTCTCACTGGAGCACCTAACTAACATCAGCTGCTCTatcgtgtaaaaaaaaaaaacaaacaaacaaaaactcattaATGTAATGTCGCATCATAACATTCTTTATGTGACATATTCAAAATAGCAAAAcaatagcaatttatttttcaaaatactacataagtcccactttttaaaaaaaagtatctactTTGCATGTAttcttggagtttcttttttAGAATCCAATCCTTAATCAAGACACATTTCACTTGGGATTCCATAAAAGATTCTAAAACACCAACATCTCTTCTCCTCAAGATAAAAACAATGTTACTCTTAGTAGAGCCAGCTACTAATCAGTATGGAAGATTAAACAcctaacttttctttaaaaattacacacatacacacactttggCCTTATGGGACCCAAATCTGGTCCTCTATTCCAAGTTCCCAAAGGTAGCCTTTGGCTGCTTATATAAGGAAGAATAACATGTAATTCcacagacaagaaaaacaaacaggtcAAAAATGATTGGGGCGTGGGGAATGGCTGATAAACTCTTCTGAAACATAGTAGTTGGTATCCTGAGAAGTGGATACTCTTATAAAACTATTCATTTACACATGCATTCAACAaaatttttgagcacttactttgtgtCAGGCGCTGTTTCGAGGTGGCAGAGATGCAGCTACGTGAACAAAACACCCCTGCTCAGGTGTGACTTCTAGGCCAAGAGAAGGCACTTACTTTTGTGGCACCTGTGCCGGGAACTTTAAAGTGATTTTAGATGTCCGGGATTCCCTTTGTGTGAAATGGAGGCAAAGCTGATGTCAGCCGGTCTACAAGGAGATAACATACCGGGACAGGTGCGTGCATGGCAATCCACCTTCACTCAGAATTCAGCGCAGGACACTTTGCTAAGGAGACGTGAACACTATAATTAAAGTCAGAGAAACGGGGACTCAGTGACACTGAGGCGGCAATAAAAACTCCATAAAAGTTAAAGGGAGTGTTGGAAgtggaattttatagttttaataaaaCTGTCTAGAAATCTTTTCTGGAATTTGCCATTGAGATTAATAGTAGACACATGCCCTGATTTGGAAACTAATAACTTCTTtcggttttttatttttattatataaccaTTTGATAcataaaaagtaatacatgtaaCACATTGGTTAATTGTGaattataacataatataaaCACCCATGCACCAACTACCTAATATAAGGACAGCATTCATTTCCTACAAAGCACCACAAAGTCGAGggggcttaaacaatagaaatttatcatcttacagtctggaggctacaagtccaaaACCTCCTTCTATGGGCTGTGAGGGGGAATCTATTCCATGTCCCAGGCCTGCCTTCTGGTGATTTGCTGGTAATCTttagtgtttcttggtttgtagatgcatcactccaatctctaccTTCATCAGCAATCTATGCCATCCTCCCCATGTCTCTGATCTCACAAGGGGTCTTTTAAGGACCGGGATCCACTGTACTCCACTATGACCTGGTCTTAATTAATTATGTCTGCAataaccctatttccaaataaattcacattctgagatactggggatTACGACATCAATAtatctttggtgggggggggaagcaattcaatccataacaagAACCATATTAGAACATTACTGATATtgctacatttatttatatgtttctgCCCTATTCCAttcctctgtatctctctctcaggaataataGACATAACCACTATCCTGAATTGTGTGTCTGTCATCATTCTCttgaatttcattgttttatcaCATAAATATGCAGATGAACcaacatattatttaattttccttatctTATAACTTAACCTTCCATAACTTGCTTTTTTCATACAAGATTTATAAGATTCATGCATATTGTTGTATGCAGTAGTAGTTTATTCTTTAACAAAGTTCTATAGTATCTCACTGTTTGGatatccaaatttttaaaatattattctgtcAATAACCCTTGGGTTTTGTTCTCAGAAAATATTCTGCTATGAGTATGGTCTCATACTCTTCACCTTATGTAGGAGTTTCTCTAGAATATGTACCTTgtgtgaaattactggatcataaggtgtGAGAATGTTCAACTTTACAAGATAATGCTGAAATTTTGTATCAATTCATACTCCTTAAACAGTGCATAAGGATGTCTTGCCAGCCACATTTCGTGATAATGCTTGGAACTGTCTACCTTCTCATTTATTGCCAGCCAGATGGTAGTAAAATGATATTACATTGCAAACCTAAATTACATTTCcctttacatttatgtttattcttctataaaatatctctttcatccaattttttttctcattaattcttTTGTGTTCTAGATACTAACCTCTTTCAGttatacattttgaaaacatctttttcCAAATCAcaccttgtcttttcattctctttatgcTATCAATTTTTATGAACAGTTgttcattttttgcatatttttactttttatcttttgtatttttaatggaagtatagttgacatttaATGCTGTGTTAGTTTCACgtataaaatatagaattaccatacaattcaggaattccacttctgggtgtttacccaaagaaaatgaaaacactaattcaaagacaTGTGCACTCCTATatttactgaagcattatttacaatagctaagatatggaagcaatctaaatatcgatcaatagatgagtggataagaaagatgtggtatatacacacatggaatattacttagccataaataaagaataaaatctgccattcacaacaacatggatggacctagaagtattatacaaagtgaaataaatcatgcaaaaaaaatacacaatgatTTTACTTATACACGGAATCTAAGAAATACAactaataaataacaacaaaaagagaaaaaaactgataaagaTAGATAACAATcaagtggttgccagagggaaagagTATGAAAGGaagggcaaaataggtgaaggggattaagaggtacaaacttccagttataaaataaataattccatggggatgaaaagtacagcatagggaatatagtcaataatactgtaataattgtatatagtgacagatggtaactacacttatgcTGGTGAGAACTTTGTAAACTATGTAATTGTcaaatcagtttttaattttaatgtgaccaaatttaaatattctaaatcttATCTTTTGTGTTACCTTTTAGCATTTttgtgtcacatttttttttaatttttttttcatttatttatttttgagacagagagagacagagcatgaatgggggagggtcagagagagagggagacacagaatctgaaacaggctgcaggctctgagcacacagccagatgcggggctcaaactcacggactgagagatcatgacctgagctgaagtcggacgcccaaccgactgagccacccaggcgccccgtgtcacattttttaaaatattaattccagtgtagttaagatacagtgttatattagtttcaggtgtacaatatagtgattccacaattttatacattacccAGTACTCAACAAGATGactgtactcttaatcctcatcacctgtttcacctttccccccccccccccccaatttcccTTCTACTAACCaagagtttgttctctatacttaagagtctgttttttggtttgtctcttgttttttcttttttttttcttaaattccacagatgagggaaatcatatggtatttgtctttctctgacaaatttctcttagcattataaTCTCTAGCTCTATCTATGTTGttgaaaatagcaagatttcattctttttatggctacataatatactatgtcttctttatccattcatttattcatagacacttgggctgcttccattatTATACTaagcaataaacataggggtgcatatatcctttcaaattagtgttttcatattctttgggtaaatacccagtactgcaattactggatcatagagtatctctatttttaatttttttaacttgttttttaatgtttatttgtttttgagagagagacagactgcaagcaggggaggagcagagagagggggagacacagaatctgaagcagaccccaggctctgagatgtcagcacagagcccaatatgggctccaactcacaaactgtgagatcatgacctgatctgaagtcgggcacttaaccaatggagccacccaggcacccatctgtttttaatttcttgaggaatctccatactatcttccacaggctgcaccagtttgcattcctaccaaaagTGCAAggggtttcctttttctccatgtcctcacaaCACTTATTGCTccttgtgtttctgattttagccattctgacaggtgtgagataatatctcattgtggttttgatttgcatttccctgatgatgagtgatgctgagcatcttttcgtgtaactgttgaccatctggatgtcttctttttaagtttaaataaactttatttcaatAACCTTGCCTAAGTCTATAAGtccatatgacttttttttttaatttacattcaagttagttagc
Above is a window of Panthera uncia isolate 11264 chromosome C1 unlocalized genomic scaffold, Puncia_PCG_1.0 HiC_scaffold_4, whole genome shotgun sequence DNA encoding:
- the PTGFR gene encoding prostaglandin F2-alpha receptor: MSMNNSKQPVSPEAGLLSNTTCQTENRVSVFFSVIFMTVGILSNSLAIAILMKAYQRFRQKSKASFLLFASALVITDFFGHLINGAIAVFVYASDKEWIRFDQSNILCSIFGICMVFSGLCPLFLGSVMAIERCIGVTKPIFHSTKITSKHVKMMLSGVCLFAVFIALLPILGHRNYKIQASKTWCFYKTEHVKDWEDRFYLLLFSFLGLLALGVSFLCNAITGITLLRVKFKSQQHRQGRSHHFEMVIQLLAIMCVSCICWSPFLVTMANIGINGNNSLETCETTLFALRMATWNQILDPWVYILLRKAVLRNLYKLARRCCGVHIISLQVWELSSIKNSLKVAAISESPVAEKTNQRAPSLIEQ